The following is a genomic window from Desulfofarcimen acetoxidans DSM 771.
TCTAATTAGAAATTATGAATTATTTTTTATCTCAAAGTATGGGGTGAACATTATATATGAGTAGTGAACATTGGAAAATAATACTAAACATTGTTAAAGTTTTTACAGCAATAATAACATTGTTAATAACTATAATTACATTTTATTTTAATTTTAGCAAAGAGATTAAGAGCACACTTGGAATAGAAGATGTTACTATAAATAAAGAAAAGGATAATCATGGTGTGAGCCAAGAGAAAAATACAGAAGATAATAATGATACTCCAAAAACTGATAAGAAAATAAATAATGAAATGGATTCGAATAAACAAATACAAGGTTTATCAGGTACACAACCGTCGTCTACTACCAAAAATCAGATCGATTTATCATCTGATACAAAAACAACAACTCTAAATAATCACGATTATGATGATATAGGGTATTTTGATATAAATATTAATGGTATAAAATATACTTATGAACCTGATATGCCCTTTTCATACTTTACCGATTGGGAATGTTATCTAAATAGCAACAGGCACCAAGATAGTAGTCACTTTTCAATTAAGTTACCCTCAGATGTAAAAACTGGTGACTCATTTGAAATTAATAGTGAACATGTTGATATCTGGGATGCCTCGCTGTCAGTTACATATTGTAATAAAAATAATGAAATATATGTATTTGGGTACCCATTGGGGAGTTCTGGAGGACAACATTTTAGTAGTAATGTAATAATAGAAATAACACAATGGAATGGGATGGATGGTTTTGCATACGGAACTTTTATTGGTCAAATAAAACTTACAGAAAATGATATAATTAATTTTACAAATGGGCGTTTTAAGATTAAAATTCAGTCGTCAGGATTTTAAACGAATTTTTACAAGGTGGTAAACGGATCATCTTCAGACTTTACCGTTGTTATTTGGCACATCAGGAGACTGTTTCAAAAGTCCCGAATTCAAAATATAAATACAATATATTGATAGATATAAGATAATTTAATATGTATTGAATCATACAAATAAAAAAGCTATTTTTGAAGTGCTCTCCTGAATACGAAGGAAAATGGTACAGGCTTATATGGTTATCAACTTGTAAAAGTATTGGTAATAGACATAACTCAAGCATTATGATAGATACTGGGCGAGAGGAACTACCCTCCATATTAAATGTAAGATGAGTGAGGATTGTACAGAATAAGAACGAAGAACAGGGAAAGATTATTCTATCCCTTTCGCCGTCTCGACACATGTGGAGACGGTAATAAGGATAGAACGCTGAAAGCCTTGTAATTAGCAGTCTGTGTGGTTTTTAGATCTTAAATTTTGGTAGTAAGGAATTTGTGATCATCGCTGTGAAACGAGGAAAAAAACTGGGGGAGTTGTGTGCCCTGCCTTTTTTATATGTATGGGAGAGATTAATTTTATGACAAAAAACAGATCCATAACCTTATTATATTACTTATTTCGACAATATGTACTTATTGCAGAATATGAGGAATCATGTTATATTTTGTTTGGATTTTTGTCCAAATATTCCTTAAAAAAATAAGTAATGAATTATTTTAAAGCATTTGTTTACTAATGCTTTATTTACTATAGCTATGTCAAATAATTTCGCAGCAAGAAGTGTATTAAGTGTTATTGTCCACGAGAGCTCTGTGAAATTATTTTTTGTATTAGGGGTGTAAGCCATATTTTTAAAATTTACCTTAATGATTTATCTCGTACGATATATTAGCGTGGTGTATTCTGCGAATAGTCTTTTAATGTTGGTTAAATAGGGTTATTGTAGCAAATTCACATAATTCGTATTAAATTAAGGAGGTGATAATATGGTTCAATATCAAAAAATGCCACGCTATCCGCCTAAATGGGCAAAATGTAATAGTGGCTCGGTAGGTATATCTGGGAATCGTTTGACCCCGCTCCCACAGTAGTGACCTAGCCTAAACCACTATTATATCATTATAGTATGTGCATTTAAGAATTACAATATTCTGTTTGGTTCAGAGGTACTGTCAACGAAATGACAAAAGACTGGTAATCTATGAAGGTAATTGAGTAGAATTTTTATGCTATGTTTGCTTATGCTTAATTTGAGTATAGCAGTGCCAAATGCATTTTGCAGCTAGAAAGGTAATAAGTTGTTCCTGCATATAACGGAGTTTTTGTATAATGGAAATTCCTGCTTGACACCCTGAAATTTACAGGAAATTATATTAATGTTGTGCAAGTAATAGTGGATTTGGTGGACAACTGGATATATAGTTAGGGTTGACAACCAAGTGCCCTTATTTAGCCGTTCATAACCACTATTACATTCTATTTTTTTTAGTTAATTTTAACTGCCAAAGATACATTTTTAGGGAGGTTTTATGATGAGAAGAGTTAAGCAAAAAATAAGTTTTTTATTGATACTTGTTTTTTTAGTTAACTTGTTGTTACCAGGCGTGGGTGCGCTAGCTACTGAATCAACAAACGAATTTGTAGTTCCTGGTGGCAATGAACAGAATCTTATATCTCCGGACGCGTCTAATTGGGGAAATCAAACCAGTACATCGGAATCAAATGCAAATTCAAATAGTCAATTAAATAGCAGTAATGAAGAGAAAATAACTAATGAGATCTTAGAAGATGTTGATAAGTCAAATTCCATAATTGAAACGCAATATTATCAAGCTATTTCCCAGGCCATAATAAATGCCGCAACAAAAATTGCCCAATCAAATGGATGGAACGCTCTTGTTAGATGGGCAAATAAGTATGGTGATAAGGCGTCTCGAATTGTAACCATAGCCGGAATAAGAGCTCTTGGACCTTCTTCTCCTTATGTTACTTCAGATAAAGTAAGATATTTATTAACTGATCCAGGAAAATATAAGGGATTTAATAAATTGGGTTATACTTTAAAAAACTTTAATTCTTTAAAGGATCTTGCTTATAAGCAAGGTAAAGGATTGGGGAAATCTGGATGGATTGAGGATAAATACGGCTATAAATATACTTTAGCAAGAACTATTACAGGGCCAAATGGAATAAAAGGAAGGGTAACTACATGCTGGCAATGCGATTGGGGAACAAGAACTCCAAGGTTTATTACTGGCTGGGCAGAACCATTTAAATAGAATTGATAGATAGGAAGTGATTTTATTACATTATTTACGGATAAAAAGATTCTTAGGACAAATAATTACAATCTTGAAGTTTTATGGGGCCTAGATGTAGATCTTTCAAGATTACAATTCTTATTTCCTAATAATAATTTTTTTCTTGACACAAATAAATATGTAGACAAAGGACCTTATTGTCAGTTAAATTTACACCATAATAACGTGAAGTTATGGTCTTCAATTTTTTATTCAGAAGTGTATACAAAACCGGAATGTGCTTTAGACTATGATCATAATTATGTGCATGTTGTTTATGGAAAAGTGTTTTATACTTTGGGTTTGTTAGATGGTGTGTTAAAGAACCAATATAGATATCAATACCCTTTAAGTAAAATTCTCTACGATAGGAGTATAGGGCAAATATTTATATTGGCCGAAACCGATGTAATATGTTTTGATTATCAGGGTAAAGTCATTTGGTGTTTCAGTTACAAAGATTTACTTAAAGATATTTTAATTAAAGGTGCAATATTAGAACTACATGAATGGGATGGTAAAAAGCATAGATTATCTATTGCCACGGGTAAACTTTATATGATATAGATTACAATATCTGGAAGTCTGTAGCTGATTAAATGTTACTGTAAGTGCTATTAAATTCCAATTTTACCGGTGCAGTTATTTAACATTTGGTTGTACAAAATGCTAATAATGAGATACTAAGTAATATGATGATTTAGTATCTCATTATTTTTCAACTACCTATATAGAAACGATTAATAAAGTAATGGTAATTTTTACTCCTATCCTGTAAAATAGAATCAAGTGTGGGGAGGGGTATTATTACCATGAGGAAATTGCATTTAAACAATCCACAAAATTTAACCATTGAGGATTTGAATAAGATAAAAAGAGAAACACCATATAAACTAAGATGCAGAGTTCAAGCTGTTATTCTTGTCATGAAAGGGAGACAAGCAAAGCAGATTGCCGAATATCTTGATATAAGTGAACAAACCATAAGAAAATACGTTGCTTACTTTAATGAAGGTGGAGTTGAAAAACTGCTTCATGTATCAAAAAAACCGGGAAGACCGCCAAGGCTAACCAATGAACAAAAAGAAGAGGTCAAAGAGGTACTGAAAAAATCACCATCAGAGGTTGGTTTTAGTACCCATACTACTTGGAATTGTAAAACCCTCGCTGCTTACATTCATG
Proteins encoded in this region:
- a CDS encoding DUF6883 domain-containing protein, yielding MRRVKQKISFLLILVFLVNLLLPGVGALATESTNEFVVPGGNEQNLISPDASNWGNQTSTSESNANSNSQLNSSNEEKITNEILEDVDKSNSIIETQYYQAISQAIINAATKIAQSNGWNALVRWANKYGDKASRIVTIAGIRALGPSSPYVTSDKVRYLLTDPGKYKGFNKLGYTLKNFNSLKDLAYKQGKGLGKSGWIEDKYGYKYTLARTITGPNGIKGRVTTCWQCDWGTRTPRFITGWAEPFK
- a CDS encoding IS630 family transposase; its protein translation is MRKLHLNNPQNLTIEDLNKIKRETPYKLRCRVQAVILVMKGRQAKQIAEYLDISEQTIRKYVAYFNEGGVEKLLHVSKKPGRPPRLTNEQKEEVKEVLKKSPSEVGFSTHTTWNCKTLAAYIHDTYGIKYTSDGVWRMLLKMDFRYNRPTYVLAKADPEKQKAFQDELEELKKSH